From Cotesia glomerata isolate CgM1 linkage group LG2, MPM_Cglom_v2.3, whole genome shotgun sequence, a single genomic window includes:
- the LOC123259576 gene encoding hepatocyte nuclear factor 4-gamma isoform X3, with translation MRFDDQFFTMLDADLSMGAGGTGGSVLGIPGSGTGVLSQHCAICGDRATGKHYGAASCDGCKGFFRRSVRKNHLYTCRFNRNCVVDKDKRNQCRYCRLRKCFKAGMKKEAVQNERDRISCRRPSYEEQTSNGGGLSVVSLLQAEMLSRQVGAALEVQQLGSPSNETDLSNKQIANINDVCDSMKQQLLILVEWAKYIPAFSELTLDDQVALLRAHAGEHLLLGVARRSMHLNDVLLLGNNCIITKSCPVISLPTDGRNQDLDISRVGIRIMEELVKPLNEVQIDDTEFACLKAIVFFDPNAKGLSEPARIKHLRYQIQINLEDYISDRQYDSRGRFGEILLTLPALQSISWQMIEQIQFVRLFGVAHIDSLLQEMLLGGASAELNGASTPLPISNPPGSYVSSNESPSSPLTPANTGPLSPQDHMLSAGSPVMILRDLTSITSHDDNNTVAGFRLFKQEPSLETETSF, from the exons atgcTGATCTCAGTATGGGAGCCGGTGGTACCGGTGGGTCAGTTCTAGGAATTCCTGGGTCAGGAACTGGAGTACTATCTCAACACTGTGCTATTTGTGGTGACAGAGCGACAGGAAAACATTACGGCGCCGCTTCGTGTGACGGCTGCAAAGGATTTTTCCGGCGATCGGTCAGAAAAAATCACTTATACACTTGCCG ATTTAATAGAAATTGCGTTGTTGATAAAGATAAAAGAAACCAATGCAGATATTGCAGGCTACGGAAATGCTTCAAAGCCGGAATGAAAAAAGAAG cgGTGCAAAATGAACGCGATAGAATAAGCTGCAGAAGACCGAGTTATGAAGAGCAAACCAGCAATGGAGGTGGTCTGTCAGTGGTCTCTTTGCTGCAAGCTGAAATGCTCAGTAGACAAGTCGGGGCGGCCTTAGAG gTCCAACAATTAGGAAGCCCGAGTAACGAGACTGATCTCAGTAACAAGCAGATAGCAAACATAAATGACGTGTGTGATAGTATGAAACAGCAACTATTAATACTCGTTGAGTGGGCCAAGTACATTCCGGCATTCAGTGAACTTACTCTTGACGATCAAGTGGCACTACTACGAGCCCATGCCGGGGAGCATCTTCTTCTAGGCGTTGCAAGACGTAGCATGCACCTCAATGATGTTCTGCTACTTGGCAACAATTGTATCATCACCAAAAGCTGCCCTG TGATATCATTGCCCACAGATGGACGTAATCAAGACCTGGATATCAGCAGAGTCGGCATACGCATAATGGAGGAATTGGTGAAGCCGCTTAATGAAGTTCAGATTGATGACACCGAATTCGCTTGCCTGAAAGCTATCGTATTTTTTGATCCAA ACGCTAAAGGATTGAGCGAACCGGCAAGAATAAAACACCTGCGCTACCAAATCCAAATAAACCTCGAGGATTACATAAGCGACCGGCAATACGACAGCCGTGGAAGATTCGGCGAGATATTATTAACGTTACCGGCACTACAGTCTATTTCATGGCAGATGATCGAGCAAATCCAATTTGTGAGGTTGTTCGGAGTCGCGCACATCGACAGTTTGCTCCAGGAAATGCTACTTGGTGGCGCGTCTGCTGAATTGAATGGCGCGTCGACACCCTTGCCGATATCAAACCCCCCGGGAAGTTATGTAAGTAGCAATGAAAGCCCCAGTAGCCCTTTAACGCCAGCTAACACCGGGCCTCTGAGTCCTCAAGATCATATGCTGAGTGCGGGCAGTCCTGTCATGATTTTACGCGACTTAACTTCCATTACTTCTCATGATGACAATAATACTGTCGCGGGGTTTCGACTTTTTAAGCAAGAGCCTAGTTTAGAAACAGAGACCAGCTTTTGA
- the LOC123259576 gene encoding hepatocyte nuclear factor 4-gamma isoform X1 yields the protein MDDSSKESCSLATDSLQNQSPGSPSSHDADLSMGAGGTGGSVLGIPGSGTGVLSQHCAICGDRATGKHYGAASCDGCKGFFRRSVRKNHLYTCRFNRNCVVDKDKRNQCRYCRLRKCFKAGMKKEAVQNERDRISCRRPSYEEQTSNGGGLSVVSLLQAEMLSRQVGAALEVQQLGSPSNETDLSNKQIANINDVCDSMKQQLLILVEWAKYIPAFSELTLDDQVALLRAHAGEHLLLGVARRSMHLNDVLLLGNNCIITKSCPVISLPTDGRNQDLDISRVGIRIMEELVKPLNEVQIDDTEFACLKAIVFFDPNAKGLSEPARIKHLRYQIQINLEDYISDRQYDSRGRFGEILLTLPALQSISWQMIEQIQFVRLFGVAHIDSLLQEMLLGGASAELNGASTPLPISNPPGSYVSSNESPSSPLTPANTGPLSPQDHMLSAGSPVMILRDLTSITSHDDNNTVAGFRLFKQEPSLETETSF from the exons atgcTGATCTCAGTATGGGAGCCGGTGGTACCGGTGGGTCAGTTCTAGGAATTCCTGGGTCAGGAACTGGAGTACTATCTCAACACTGTGCTATTTGTGGTGACAGAGCGACAGGAAAACATTACGGCGCCGCTTCGTGTGACGGCTGCAAAGGATTTTTCCGGCGATCGGTCAGAAAAAATCACTTATACACTTGCCG ATTTAATAGAAATTGCGTTGTTGATAAAGATAAAAGAAACCAATGCAGATATTGCAGGCTACGGAAATGCTTCAAAGCCGGAATGAAAAAAGAAG cgGTGCAAAATGAACGCGATAGAATAAGCTGCAGAAGACCGAGTTATGAAGAGCAAACCAGCAATGGAGGTGGTCTGTCAGTGGTCTCTTTGCTGCAAGCTGAAATGCTCAGTAGACAAGTCGGGGCGGCCTTAGAG gTCCAACAATTAGGAAGCCCGAGTAACGAGACTGATCTCAGTAACAAGCAGATAGCAAACATAAATGACGTGTGTGATAGTATGAAACAGCAACTATTAATACTCGTTGAGTGGGCCAAGTACATTCCGGCATTCAGTGAACTTACTCTTGACGATCAAGTGGCACTACTACGAGCCCATGCCGGGGAGCATCTTCTTCTAGGCGTTGCAAGACGTAGCATGCACCTCAATGATGTTCTGCTACTTGGCAACAATTGTATCATCACCAAAAGCTGCCCTG TGATATCATTGCCCACAGATGGACGTAATCAAGACCTGGATATCAGCAGAGTCGGCATACGCATAATGGAGGAATTGGTGAAGCCGCTTAATGAAGTTCAGATTGATGACACCGAATTCGCTTGCCTGAAAGCTATCGTATTTTTTGATCCAA ACGCTAAAGGATTGAGCGAACCGGCAAGAATAAAACACCTGCGCTACCAAATCCAAATAAACCTCGAGGATTACATAAGCGACCGGCAATACGACAGCCGTGGAAGATTCGGCGAGATATTATTAACGTTACCGGCACTACAGTCTATTTCATGGCAGATGATCGAGCAAATCCAATTTGTGAGGTTGTTCGGAGTCGCGCACATCGACAGTTTGCTCCAGGAAATGCTACTTGGTGGCGCGTCTGCTGAATTGAATGGCGCGTCGACACCCTTGCCGATATCAAACCCCCCGGGAAGTTATGTAAGTAGCAATGAAAGCCCCAGTAGCCCTTTAACGCCAGCTAACACCGGGCCTCTGAGTCCTCAAGATCATATGCTGAGTGCGGGCAGTCCTGTCATGATTTTACGCGACTTAACTTCCATTACTTCTCATGATGACAATAATACTGTCGCGGGGTTTCGACTTTTTAAGCAAGAGCCTAGTTTAGAAACAGAGACCAGCTTTTGA
- the LOC123259259 gene encoding TBC1 domain family member 13 isoform X1: protein MSILKKRLVDFEEVLNDEEIDLITLRRLCFHGIPDEGGLRSLCWKLLLNYLPLSREDWSDVLKRKRDLYNTFIEDLIVTPGEATVDGDRVDVTLHDHPLNSNPGSKWQTYFKDNEVLLQIDKDVRRLCPDISFFQQGTDYPCQAIVNANGPKRLHSRVQYTVLRSANVERKGLGVTKQIAVSVRKAPEDYAPLAEGGEAHWEVLERILFLYAKLNPGQGYVQGMNEIVGPIYHAFACDPDPKWREYAEADTFFCFTNLMGEIRDFFIKSLDEAEFGINAMMIKLSQQVKSNDHEVYLRLQQQDLCPQYYSFRWLTLLLSQEFPLPDVMRIWDSLFADEKRFSFLIHICCAMILLLKDQLLDNDFATNVKLLQNFPSMDIQIVLTKAASLAGKSLSTP, encoded by the exons ATgagtatattaaaaaaaag gtTGGTTGATTTTGAAGAAGTTCTTAATGATGAAGAGATCGATTTAATAACTTTACGTCGCTTGTGTTTTCAtg GTATACCAGATGAAGGTGGCTTGAGATCATTGTGCTGgaaattgttgttaaattatttaccatTGAGCAGAGAAGACTGGTCTGACGTACTCAAACGCAAACGAGATTTATATAACACATTTATTG AGGATTTGATAGTTACACCGGGTGAAGCAACTGTTGATGGAGATCGAGTTGATGTAACGTTGCATGACCATCCATTAAATTCAAATCCTGGGAGTAAATGGCAGacttattttaaagataatgaAGTTTTATTGCAGATAGACAAAGATGTTAg aCGCTTGTGTCCAGACATATCATTCTTCCAACAAGGTACTGATTATCCTTGTCAAGCGATAGTCAATGCAAATGGACCAAAACGTCTGCATTCACGTGTACAGTATACAGTACTTAGAAGTGCCAATGTTGAGCGAAAAGGTTTAGGCGTCActaag CAG aTCGCCGTGTCTGTAAGAAAAGCTCCGGAAGATTATGCACCACTAGCAGAAGGCGGAGAAGCACACTGGGAAGTTCtagagagaattttatttctctATGCAAAATTAAATCCTGGACAAGGATATGTTCAAGGGATGAATGAAATCGTTGGTCCTATTTATCACGCATTTGCATGTGATCCAGATCCTAAGTGGAGAG AATACGCGGAAGCAGATACATTTTTTTGCTTTACAAATCTTATGGGGGAAATtcgagatttttttataaaatcactgGATGAAGCTGAATTTGGTATTAATGCAATGATGATTAAATTGAGTCAACAAGTCAAAAGTAATGATCATGAAGTTTATTTAAGACTACAACAGCAAGATTTGTGCCCGCAATATTACAGTTTtag ATGGTTAACTTTATTACTATCTCAAGAGTTTCCACTGCCAGATGTTATGAGAATTTGGGATTCACTTTTTGCTGATGAAAAAAGATTCAGCTTTTTAATACATATTTGCTGTGCTATGATACT attaCTAAAAGATCAATTGCTAGATAATGATTTTGCTACGAATGTCAAATTACTTCAG aacttCCCTTCAATGGACATTCAAATAGTGCTTACTAAAGCAGCTTCATTGGCAGGAAAAAGTCTCAGTACTCCTTAg
- the LOC123259576 gene encoding hepatocyte nuclear factor 4-gamma isoform X2 has translation MDDSSKESCSLATDSLQNQSPGSPSSHDADLSMGAGGTGGSVLGIPGSGTGVLSQHCAICGDRATGKHYGAASCDGCKGFFRRSVRKNHLYTCRFNRNCVVDKDKRNQCRYCRLRKCFKAGMKKEAVQNERDRISCRRPSYEEQTSNGGGLSVVSLLQAEMLSRQVGAALEVQQLGSPSNETDLSNKQIANINDVCDSMKQQLLILVEWAKYIPAFSELTLDDQVALLRAHAGEHLLLGVARRSMHLNDVLLLGNNCIITKSCPDGRNQDLDISRVGIRIMEELVKPLNEVQIDDTEFACLKAIVFFDPNAKGLSEPARIKHLRYQIQINLEDYISDRQYDSRGRFGEILLTLPALQSISWQMIEQIQFVRLFGVAHIDSLLQEMLLGGASAELNGASTPLPISNPPGSYVSSNESPSSPLTPANTGPLSPQDHMLSAGSPVMILRDLTSITSHDDNNTVAGFRLFKQEPSLETETSF, from the exons atgcTGATCTCAGTATGGGAGCCGGTGGTACCGGTGGGTCAGTTCTAGGAATTCCTGGGTCAGGAACTGGAGTACTATCTCAACACTGTGCTATTTGTGGTGACAGAGCGACAGGAAAACATTACGGCGCCGCTTCGTGTGACGGCTGCAAAGGATTTTTCCGGCGATCGGTCAGAAAAAATCACTTATACACTTGCCG ATTTAATAGAAATTGCGTTGTTGATAAAGATAAAAGAAACCAATGCAGATATTGCAGGCTACGGAAATGCTTCAAAGCCGGAATGAAAAAAGAAG cgGTGCAAAATGAACGCGATAGAATAAGCTGCAGAAGACCGAGTTATGAAGAGCAAACCAGCAATGGAGGTGGTCTGTCAGTGGTCTCTTTGCTGCAAGCTGAAATGCTCAGTAGACAAGTCGGGGCGGCCTTAGAG gTCCAACAATTAGGAAGCCCGAGTAACGAGACTGATCTCAGTAACAAGCAGATAGCAAACATAAATGACGTGTGTGATAGTATGAAACAGCAACTATTAATACTCGTTGAGTGGGCCAAGTACATTCCGGCATTCAGTGAACTTACTCTTGACGATCAAGTGGCACTACTACGAGCCCATGCCGGGGAGCATCTTCTTCTAGGCGTTGCAAGACGTAGCATGCACCTCAATGATGTTCTGCTACTTGGCAACAATTGTATCATCACCAAAAGCTGCCCTG ATGGACGTAATCAAGACCTGGATATCAGCAGAGTCGGCATACGCATAATGGAGGAATTGGTGAAGCCGCTTAATGAAGTTCAGATTGATGACACCGAATTCGCTTGCCTGAAAGCTATCGTATTTTTTGATCCAA ACGCTAAAGGATTGAGCGAACCGGCAAGAATAAAACACCTGCGCTACCAAATCCAAATAAACCTCGAGGATTACATAAGCGACCGGCAATACGACAGCCGTGGAAGATTCGGCGAGATATTATTAACGTTACCGGCACTACAGTCTATTTCATGGCAGATGATCGAGCAAATCCAATTTGTGAGGTTGTTCGGAGTCGCGCACATCGACAGTTTGCTCCAGGAAATGCTACTTGGTGGCGCGTCTGCTGAATTGAATGGCGCGTCGACACCCTTGCCGATATCAAACCCCCCGGGAAGTTATGTAAGTAGCAATGAAAGCCCCAGTAGCCCTTTAACGCCAGCTAACACCGGGCCTCTGAGTCCTCAAGATCATATGCTGAGTGCGGGCAGTCCTGTCATGATTTTACGCGACTTAACTTCCATTACTTCTCATGATGACAATAATACTGTCGCGGGGTTTCGACTTTTTAAGCAAGAGCCTAGTTTAGAAACAGAGACCAGCTTTTGA
- the LOC123259259 gene encoding TBC1 domain family member 13 isoform X2, with the protein MSILKKRLVDFEEVLNDEEIDLITLRRLCFHGIPDEGGLRSLCWKLLLNYLPLSREDWSDVLKRKRDLYNTFIEDLIVTPGEATVDGDRVDVTLHDHPLNSNPGSKWQTYFKDNEVLLQIDKDVRRLCPDISFFQQGTDYPCQAIVNANGPKRLHSRVQYTVLRSANVERKGLGVTKIAVSVRKAPEDYAPLAEGGEAHWEVLERILFLYAKLNPGQGYVQGMNEIVGPIYHAFACDPDPKWREYAEADTFFCFTNLMGEIRDFFIKSLDEAEFGINAMMIKLSQQVKSNDHEVYLRLQQQDLCPQYYSFRWLTLLLSQEFPLPDVMRIWDSLFADEKRFSFLIHICCAMILLLKDQLLDNDFATNVKLLQNFPSMDIQIVLTKAASLAGKSLSTP; encoded by the exons ATgagtatattaaaaaaaag gtTGGTTGATTTTGAAGAAGTTCTTAATGATGAAGAGATCGATTTAATAACTTTACGTCGCTTGTGTTTTCAtg GTATACCAGATGAAGGTGGCTTGAGATCATTGTGCTGgaaattgttgttaaattatttaccatTGAGCAGAGAAGACTGGTCTGACGTACTCAAACGCAAACGAGATTTATATAACACATTTATTG AGGATTTGATAGTTACACCGGGTGAAGCAACTGTTGATGGAGATCGAGTTGATGTAACGTTGCATGACCATCCATTAAATTCAAATCCTGGGAGTAAATGGCAGacttattttaaagataatgaAGTTTTATTGCAGATAGACAAAGATGTTAg aCGCTTGTGTCCAGACATATCATTCTTCCAACAAGGTACTGATTATCCTTGTCAAGCGATAGTCAATGCAAATGGACCAAAACGTCTGCATTCACGTGTACAGTATACAGTACTTAGAAGTGCCAATGTTGAGCGAAAAGGTTTAGGCGTCActaag aTCGCCGTGTCTGTAAGAAAAGCTCCGGAAGATTATGCACCACTAGCAGAAGGCGGAGAAGCACACTGGGAAGTTCtagagagaattttatttctctATGCAAAATTAAATCCTGGACAAGGATATGTTCAAGGGATGAATGAAATCGTTGGTCCTATTTATCACGCATTTGCATGTGATCCAGATCCTAAGTGGAGAG AATACGCGGAAGCAGATACATTTTTTTGCTTTACAAATCTTATGGGGGAAATtcgagatttttttataaaatcactgGATGAAGCTGAATTTGGTATTAATGCAATGATGATTAAATTGAGTCAACAAGTCAAAAGTAATGATCATGAAGTTTATTTAAGACTACAACAGCAAGATTTGTGCCCGCAATATTACAGTTTtag ATGGTTAACTTTATTACTATCTCAAGAGTTTCCACTGCCAGATGTTATGAGAATTTGGGATTCACTTTTTGCTGATGAAAAAAGATTCAGCTTTTTAATACATATTTGCTGTGCTATGATACT attaCTAAAAGATCAATTGCTAGATAATGATTTTGCTACGAATGTCAAATTACTTCAG aacttCCCTTCAATGGACATTCAAATAGTGCTTACTAAAGCAGCTTCATTGGCAGGAAAAAGTCTCAGTACTCCTTAg
- the LOC123259576 gene encoding transcription factor HNF-4 homolog isoform X4, translating to MGLADADLSMGAGGTGGSVLGIPGSGTGVLSQHCAICGDRATGKHYGAASCDGCKGFFRRSVRKNHLYTCRFNRNCVVDKDKRNQCRYCRLRKCFKAGMKKEAVQNERDRISCRRPSYEEQTSNGGGLSVVSLLQAEMLSRQVGAALEVQQLGSPSNETDLSNKQIANINDVCDSMKQQLLILVEWAKYIPAFSELTLDDQVALLRAHAGEHLLLGVARRSMHLNDVLLLGNNCIITKSCPVISLPTDGRNQDLDISRVGIRIMEELVKPLNEVQIDDTEFACLKAIVFFDPNAKGLSEPARIKHLRYQIQINLEDYISDRQYDSRGRFGEILLTLPALQSISWQMIEQIQFVRLFGVAHIDSLLQEMLLGGASAELNGASTPLPISNPPGSYVSSNESPSSPLTPANTGPLSPQDHMLSAGSPVMILRDLTSITSHDDNNTVAGFRLFKQEPSLETETSF from the exons ATGGGGCTGGCAG atgcTGATCTCAGTATGGGAGCCGGTGGTACCGGTGGGTCAGTTCTAGGAATTCCTGGGTCAGGAACTGGAGTACTATCTCAACACTGTGCTATTTGTGGTGACAGAGCGACAGGAAAACATTACGGCGCCGCTTCGTGTGACGGCTGCAAAGGATTTTTCCGGCGATCGGTCAGAAAAAATCACTTATACACTTGCCG ATTTAATAGAAATTGCGTTGTTGATAAAGATAAAAGAAACCAATGCAGATATTGCAGGCTACGGAAATGCTTCAAAGCCGGAATGAAAAAAGAAG cgGTGCAAAATGAACGCGATAGAATAAGCTGCAGAAGACCGAGTTATGAAGAGCAAACCAGCAATGGAGGTGGTCTGTCAGTGGTCTCTTTGCTGCAAGCTGAAATGCTCAGTAGACAAGTCGGGGCGGCCTTAGAG gTCCAACAATTAGGAAGCCCGAGTAACGAGACTGATCTCAGTAACAAGCAGATAGCAAACATAAATGACGTGTGTGATAGTATGAAACAGCAACTATTAATACTCGTTGAGTGGGCCAAGTACATTCCGGCATTCAGTGAACTTACTCTTGACGATCAAGTGGCACTACTACGAGCCCATGCCGGGGAGCATCTTCTTCTAGGCGTTGCAAGACGTAGCATGCACCTCAATGATGTTCTGCTACTTGGCAACAATTGTATCATCACCAAAAGCTGCCCTG TGATATCATTGCCCACAGATGGACGTAATCAAGACCTGGATATCAGCAGAGTCGGCATACGCATAATGGAGGAATTGGTGAAGCCGCTTAATGAAGTTCAGATTGATGACACCGAATTCGCTTGCCTGAAAGCTATCGTATTTTTTGATCCAA ACGCTAAAGGATTGAGCGAACCGGCAAGAATAAAACACCTGCGCTACCAAATCCAAATAAACCTCGAGGATTACATAAGCGACCGGCAATACGACAGCCGTGGAAGATTCGGCGAGATATTATTAACGTTACCGGCACTACAGTCTATTTCATGGCAGATGATCGAGCAAATCCAATTTGTGAGGTTGTTCGGAGTCGCGCACATCGACAGTTTGCTCCAGGAAATGCTACTTGGTGGCGCGTCTGCTGAATTGAATGGCGCGTCGACACCCTTGCCGATATCAAACCCCCCGGGAAGTTATGTAAGTAGCAATGAAAGCCCCAGTAGCCCTTTAACGCCAGCTAACACCGGGCCTCTGAGTCCTCAAGATCATATGCTGAGTGCGGGCAGTCCTGTCATGATTTTACGCGACTTAACTTCCATTACTTCTCATGATGACAATAATACTGTCGCGGGGTTTCGACTTTTTAAGCAAGAGCCTAGTTTAGAAACAGAGACCAGCTTTTGA
- the LOC123258677 gene encoding DNA replication complex GINS protein PSF3, whose translation MSLTQSYFPNYFSINDILATEERIQCKIEVNLPRLGFLDITSDLSDLKPGTKLEFPFWLASSLQSRRTPIVSVEIPKYYREGYRDILYADACAVTLSKWNQHYYELGMLLTQLNNRESEKIKETLILIFKSRIRLVMDWTQNPHSNPTLASQLPMLERNLFITGRKARLVLIEWLKQGSGNIEKSELVANLMKKRKRDDFETDK comes from the exons atgtcattaactcaaagttattttccaaattatttttcaataaatgacATTCTGGCGACCGAAGAACGGATTCAGTGTAAAATTGAAGTCAACTTGCCTCGcttag GTTTTCTGGATATAACCTCTGATTTATCAGATTTGAAGCCGGGAACGAAATTAGAGTTTCCTTTTTGGCTAGCATCCTCATTACAATCTCGAAGAACACCTATTGTTAGTGTTGAGATACCAAAATATTACAGAGAAGGCTAtag agatATTTTGTATGCTGATGCGTGTGCAGTAACATTGAGCAAATGGAATCAACATTATTATGAATTAGGCATGCTTTTAactcaattaaataatcgtgAAAGTGAAAAGATAAAAGAAACTCTAATATTA atTTTCAAATCACGAATAAGACTTGTGATGGATTGGACCCAAAATCCTCACTCGAATCCAACGTTGGCTAGCCAGTTACCAATGTTGGaacgtaatttatttataactggCCGAAAAGCGCGACTTGTTTTGATAGAATGGTTGAAGCAAGGTAGTggtaatattgaaaaatcagAACTAGTGGCTAATCTTATGAAAAAACGTAAGCGTGATGATTTTGAGACTGATAAATAA